The Maridesulfovibrio salexigens DSM 2638 region AGCCTCCGGAAGTCTTTTCAAGCAACAATCAGTCGGACGGCTGGCGCAAGGTGTGCTGACTCAGGTTATCTCGTTGATTGGCTTACGGGATTCTGTGTATGTTGAAGGAGATGGTGTTGCTGTTTCCAGTCCTGATAAAGGAAACATGAGGATTATTGCTTCAACTGGAAAGTATTCTGTATGCAATGCTTCCATTGAAGAATGTGGCGTTATTTCGGAGCGGACCAAGGAGCAACTGGAGAGAGTCCGCGAGCAGGGGTGTGGGTGTTTTGCGAATAATGATTACATTGGCTACCTGCCCACACATCAAAAAGGCTCTCACATGCTTTATGTGGAAAACTGTGGGAATGAGTTTAGTGAGCAGGACGAAGATTTACTCAAAATTTTTTCAGATAACGTAGGCGTTGCTTTTGATAATATCTATTTGAATCAGGAGATTTTGGATACACAAAAGGAAATCGTTCGTATGCTGGGCGAAGTTGTAGAATTTCGCTCCAAGGAAACAGCATTTCACGTCATTCGCGTTTCTGAGATAGCCAGAATTTTAGGTATTGCTGTTGGTCTTGATGCAATGCAGGTAGATGAACTTTACTATGCATCCCCCATGCATGATGTCGGAAAGATCGGTATACCCGATTCAATTCTGCTTAAGCCCGGAAAGCTTACTCCGGAAGAAATGAATATTATGCGCAGCCATACTGAAATCGGATACAACATCCTTCGGGCCAGTAACCGAAAGTTGTTGAAGGCTGCGGCTACCATTGCTCATGAGCATCATGAGTATTGGGATGGGTCTGGTTATCCGCAGGGTTTGAAAGGTGATGAAATAAGTATTGCCGGACGTATTATCTGTATTACAGATGTTTTTGATGCCTTATGCAGTGACCGCATATACAAGCAGTCGTGGGAAGTCG contains the following coding sequences:
- a CDS encoding response regulator translates to MVDGSSSFDNDELFFADETPEEVGGVKGKLWKVLIVDDEDDVHSTTRLVLDDFSFEGSGLEFLSAYSAEEAVAVLKDHPDVAVILLDVVMETNHAGLELVKTIREEMKNTMVRIILRTGQPGQAPERQVIVEYDINDYKHKAELTAQRLFTSLFSALRSYRDLQVIEQNRKGLKHIIEASGSLFKQQSVGRLAQGVLTQVISLIGLRDSVYVEGDGVAVSSPDKGNMRIIASTGKYSVCNASIEECGVISERTKEQLERVREQGCGCFANNDYIGYLPTHQKGSHMLYVENCGNEFSEQDEDLLKIFSDNVGVAFDNIYLNQEILDTQKEIVRMLGEVVEFRSKETAFHVIRVSEIARILGIAVGLDAMQVDELYYASPMHDVGKIGIPDSILLKPGKLTPEEMNIMRSHTEIGYNILRASNRKLLKAAATIAHEHHEYWDGSGYPQGLKGDEISIAGRIICITDVFDALCSDRIYKQSWEVDRALEFLKSHRETMFDPGLVDLFFENLDKIMQIREKYKDDF